A section of the Drosophila sechellia strain sech25 chromosome 3L, ASM438219v1, whole genome shotgun sequence genome encodes:
- the LOC6605022 gene encoding uncharacterized protein LOC6605022: MSAAELEAEASAHEQQSQQQQQNQSQSEEINTNTAIIANATTTNSYNNNLDTETQLQMHQDPQQQELEGNSNNGITGLGLSLMNSSPPPHSYRHSRAYRHFKNPPQPHMCIRTTTEAGEELFINVLSWTRIVIPQEPSDPIPLYGGMRVPPGSPRSPPIVFAVMANPEVLKDSGRHSKDPEERRAMVELMCDFVEAMNPGVKLVRNAVILKDRDISGELKDVWNAVQAQRDREREEQMMQQRQQQHYQNITTQQMFPKSPDASRAASAGAAVNEVSSPPAHLSEPLLVEQGNGNGNGITLAVFAQQLDNKVASEQAEQQEQSPVSEDACVDQTDAGSSLNGSTIVLDNQPVAVENEPEVKVAPPAATNGASSHAAPTATATATSSPSPTPAPVVTATPPPAAPAKKEKLGGFLPNGCIFPRFKNNKHKDKDSSHKEGKSKEKTLLNALKKSKEKKVAPSEQPTEKAAASDNGTTQYEKNCINNLECEVQKLDLNSGSNGDNSMFIKLKVSPANATAAAAAAK, from the exons ATGTCTGCGGCCGAACTCGAGGCGGAGGCTTCAGCCCATGAGCAACAAtcccagcaacaacaacaaaatcaaTCACAAAGCGAGGAGATTAATACAAACACTGCCATCATTGCAAATGCAACCACAACAAATAGCTACAACAATAATTTGGATACGGAAACCCAGCTGCAGATGCACCAGgatccgcagcagcaggaactcgagggcaacagcaacaatggcaTCACAGGACTCGGCCTCAGTCTGATGAACTCCTCACCGCCGCCGCACAGCTACCGACATTCGCGGGCCTATCGCCACTTCAAGAATCCGCCGCAGCCCCACATGTGCATCCGCACCACCACGGAGGCGGGCGAGGAGCTCTTCATCAATGTCCTCAGCTGGACGCGCATTGTGATACCGCAGGAGCCCAGCGATCCTATTCCTCTATACGGAGGCATGCGG GTACCGCCTGGCAGCCCACGCAGTCCTCCCATTGTCTTTGCCGTAATGGCCAATCCGGAGGTGCTCAAGGACTCCGGACGTCACAGCAAAGATCCTGAGGAGCGACGAGCTATGGTGGAACTGATGTGCGACTTTGTGGAGGCTATGAATCCAGGCGTGAAATTAGTCAG AAACGCCGTAATACTCAAGGATCGCGATATCTCCGGCGAGCTGAAGGATGTCTGGAATGCCGTTCAGGCGCAGCGTGATCGCGAGAGGGAGGAGCAAATGATgcagcagcgccagcagcagcactacCAGAACATCACCACGCAACAGATGTTTCCCAAATCGCCGGACGCATCGCGGGCAGCTAGTGCTGGTGCTGCAGTAAACGAGGTCAGCTCGCCGCCGGCTCACTTGTCTGAGCCGCTGCTAGTAGAGCAgggaaatggcaatggcaatggcatcACCCTGGCCGTGTTTGCCCAGCAGCTGGACAACAAAGTGGCCAGCGAGCAGGCTGAACAACAGGAGCAATCGCCAGTTTCGGAGGATGCTTGCGTGGATCAAACGGATGCAGGCAGCTCGCTCAATGGATCAACAATTGTGCTGGACAATCAGCCGGTGGCAGTGGAGAACGAACCAGAAGTAAAGGTTGCACCACCGGCAGCCACGAATGGTGCGTCCAGTCACGCAGCACCCACAGCAACAGCCACAGCCACATCATCTCCCAGTCCAACTCCGGCTCCCGTTGTCACAGCAACTCCTCCACCTGCTGCTCCCGCAAAGAAGGAGAAACTGGGCGGCTTCCTGCCCAACGGCTGCATCTTCCCGCGCTTCAAGAACAACAAGCACAAGGACAAGGACAGCAGTCACAAGGAGGGCAAGAGCAAAGAGAAGACCCTGCTGAATGCGCTGAAAAAGAGCAAAGAGAAGAAGGTGGCGCCCAGTGAACAGCCGACAGAAAAAGCCGCCGCCTCGGACAACGGAACCACGCAGTACGAGAAGAACTGCATCAACAATCTGGAGTGCGAGGTGCAGAAGCTGGACTtgaacagcggcagcaacggCGACAATAGCATGTTCATCAAGCTGAAAGTTTCGCCGGCCAATGccacagcagcggcagcggcggccaAGTAG
- the LOC6605023 gene encoding cleavage and polyadenylation specificity factor subunit 5 isoform X2 has product MASSQVSNKSGSGWPRRGSQGQADAASSNNNGTQKYTNQALTINRTINLYPLTNYTFGTKEPLFEKDPSVPSRFQRMREEFDRIGMRRSVEGVLLVHEHGLPHVLLLQLGTTFFKLPGGELNAGEDEVEGLKRLLSETLGRQDGVKQEWIVEDTIGNWWRPNFEPPQYPYIPPHITKPKEHKRLFLVQLHEKDTDGNASYDVP; this is encoded by the exons ATGGCGTCCTCGCAAGTCTCAAACAAATCGGGCTCCGGTTGGCCGCGCCGCGGAAGTCAAGGCCAAGCGGATGCAGccagcagcaataacaacgGTACCCAGAAGTACACCAACCAGGCGCTGACCATCAATCGCACCATCAACTT ATACCCTCTGACGAACTACACATTCGGCACCAAGGAGCCGCTCTTTGAGAAGGATCCGTCGGTGCCATCCCGATTCCAGCGGATGCGCGAGGAGTTCGACCGGATCGGAATGCGGCGCTCCGTCGAGGGAGTGCTTCTTGTCCACGAGCACGGACTGCCACATGTCTTGCTCCTGCAGCTGGGCACCACGTTCTTCAAACTGCCCGGTGGCGAGCTAAACGCTGGCGAGGATGAGGTCGAGGGCCTCAAGAGATTGCTATCCGAG ACGCTGGGTCGTCAGGACGGCGTAAAGCAGGAGTGGATTGTTGAGGACACGATTGGGAACTGGTGGCGGCCGAACTTTGAGCCACCGCAATATCCATACATTCCGCCGCACATCACCAAGCCCAAGGAGCACAAGAGGCTGTTCCTCGTCCAGCTACATGAAAAGG ATACGGACGGGAACGCCAGTTACGATGTACCCTGA